The following are encoded together in the Hyalangium minutum genome:
- a CDS encoding DUF2378 family protein, whose amino-acid sequence MSATAQSEPVVFSQLFEALVMHAMRGRLDPDAVRRLETAGLDLSRPLLVAYPLTVWYDVVGICSELLFPNLLRNEATYATGKKTAEGYSHTTMGKALFDGLRKLGWQRALSQLARSLKTGGNFLAAHSHELPGGELEITLEVLPEFIPALAAHPGIDASFMRGFLDASAELVRGPASPRFALTATDPAARRATFVLREKA is encoded by the coding sequence ATGTCCGCGACCGCCCAGAGCGAGCCCGTCGTCTTCAGTCAGTTGTTCGAGGCCCTGGTCATGCACGCCATGCGGGGCAGGTTGGATCCCGACGCCGTGCGCCGCCTCGAGACCGCCGGGCTCGACCTGAGCCGCCCGCTGCTTGTCGCCTACCCCCTCACCGTCTGGTACGACGTGGTGGGGATCTGCTCGGAGCTGCTCTTCCCGAACCTGCTTCGCAACGAGGCCACGTACGCCACCGGCAAGAAAACGGCCGAGGGCTACAGCCACACCACCATGGGCAAGGCGCTCTTCGACGGCCTGCGCAAGCTGGGCTGGCAGCGGGCGCTGAGCCAGCTGGCGCGCTCGCTGAAGACGGGCGGCAACTTCCTGGCGGCGCACTCCCACGAGCTGCCGGGCGGAGAGCTGGAGATCACCCTCGAGGTTCTCCCCGAGTTCATCCCCGCCCTGGCCGCGCACCCCGGCATCGACGCCAGCTTCATGCGCGGCTTCCTGGATGCGTCCGCGGAGCTTGTCCGCGGCCCGGCCTCGCCTCGCTTCGCGCTCACGGCGACGGACCCCGCCGCCCGCCGCGCTACCTTCGTGCTTCGCGAGAAGGCTTGA
- a CDS encoding ATP-binding protein: MKGHAEALGFPLARWWDDSHFLWETLFAQDQERFLASCQAATRGHPSVGRYLVRGARAAPRLFQLSLDAVRKRGTVWLLGQMVGITQGDGAAPGFSLAPEEPGALGRLITRLDPQLRHSDMSPSCEQLLGIPPAVFLGKTNEELGMPPQLVRLWNEGFRRAFRRGEQQELEFRFLIMGEGREPQPARMHSRLIPEFDQEGQVRSVLAVVHAFSAARFGRRASRVTRGKPASPQGLEPLSSRTRTPRAHTLTAEERLAWVTRVGQTLAKGLDTRELFRRIEQLALPWLGDRGGVALLQGQGLERMALFPDSPGGEQGPWARLFPILTRALHTGRAQLLSGSPELVLQAVSLDEEHLGQLRGAGLTDFLVVPLRWDGDVLGCLWFASTDPTGPLGAEDLALAEVLAVLASPALDAARLHWIEREIRQREGVLEHRTEALHRVAVSLGMALLPAQIADAVMNEVKDTLFARAAAVYRVDASGTAAELLHASGYDSQVRRRYARIPLTMNAPITCALKQQTAIWVESGRVMRERYPELVSRVPEIIDGAWMALPLWVEGRVIGGLVLSFGTARTFSPEERAFALALAQLCAQALERARLYQEAQEAIALRDQFVLVAGHELKTPLTALLLSLANLQRRGLEEPPEALRRRIAQCQSQANQLKRLMNELLDVRRLTRDMLRLNKEEFELTAFVEDAVQRMMPELERAGCAVSLTWDGPLVGWWDRLRLEQVLTNLLTNASKYGPGQPIQIAIFSTPEHVMIRVRDHGIGIAPEDHERIFERFARAVSEKNYGGLGLGLWITRELLGLMGGRIEVRSEPSEGATFTVYLPRSGLKPSREARR, translated from the coding sequence GTGAAGGGGCATGCCGAGGCACTCGGCTTCCCCCTGGCGCGTTGGTGGGACGACTCCCACTTCCTGTGGGAGACGCTGTTCGCGCAGGACCAGGAGCGTTTTCTCGCGAGCTGTCAGGCCGCCACCCGCGGCCATCCTTCGGTGGGCCGGTATCTTGTCCGTGGGGCCAGGGCGGCGCCTCGCCTGTTCCAGCTCTCGCTGGATGCTGTCCGGAAGCGGGGAACGGTGTGGCTCCTCGGGCAGATGGTGGGAATCACGCAGGGAGATGGCGCAGCGCCTGGTTTCTCCCTAGCGCCCGAGGAGCCCGGTGCCCTGGGCCGGCTCATCACGCGCCTGGATCCCCAACTGCGCCACAGCGACATGAGCCCCTCCTGCGAGCAGCTCTTGGGCATTCCCCCGGCGGTCTTCCTGGGGAAGACGAACGAGGAACTGGGCATGCCCCCGCAGCTCGTCCGGCTCTGGAACGAGGGATTCCGCCGGGCGTTCCGAAGAGGAGAGCAACAGGAACTGGAGTTCCGGTTCCTCATCATGGGCGAGGGCCGAGAGCCCCAGCCCGCCCGAATGCACTCGCGGCTGATCCCCGAGTTCGACCAGGAGGGGCAAGTGCGCTCAGTATTGGCCGTGGTGCATGCGTTCTCGGCTGCGCGCTTTGGCCGCCGCGCGTCCCGCGTGACTCGGGGGAAACCGGCCTCGCCACAGGGGCTGGAGCCACTGTCCTCCCGGACGCGGACGCCTCGGGCGCACACCCTGACTGCCGAGGAGCGGCTCGCCTGGGTGACGCGGGTGGGGCAGACGCTGGCCAAGGGCCTGGACACGCGGGAGCTCTTCCGCCGCATCGAGCAGCTGGCGCTCCCGTGGCTCGGGGATCGGGGGGGCGTGGCGCTCCTTCAGGGGCAAGGGCTGGAGCGCATGGCGCTCTTCCCGGACAGTCCTGGCGGGGAGCAGGGCCCCTGGGCGCGGCTCTTCCCGATCCTCACCCGGGCCCTTCACACCGGCCGGGCTCAGCTCCTCAGTGGCTCCCCAGAGCTGGTGCTCCAGGCCGTGTCCCTGGATGAGGAGCACCTGGGCCAGCTGCGGGGGGCCGGGCTCACGGACTTCCTGGTGGTGCCGCTGAGATGGGACGGCGATGTCCTGGGGTGCCTCTGGTTTGCCTCGACGGATCCCACCGGGCCGCTCGGGGCCGAGGACCTGGCGCTCGCGGAGGTGCTCGCGGTGCTGGCCTCACCCGCGCTCGATGCCGCGCGGCTGCACTGGATCGAGCGGGAGATCCGTCAGCGCGAGGGGGTGCTGGAGCATCGGACCGAGGCCCTGCACCGGGTGGCCGTGTCCCTGGGAATGGCCTTGCTGCCCGCGCAGATCGCCGATGCCGTCATGAACGAGGTCAAGGACACGCTCTTCGCGCGGGCTGCGGCGGTGTACCGGGTGGACGCCAGCGGCACGGCGGCCGAGCTGCTCCATGCCTCCGGGTATGACAGCCAGGTGAGACGGCGTTACGCACGCATCCCCTTGACGATGAACGCGCCCATCACTTGCGCGCTGAAGCAGCAGACGGCGATCTGGGTCGAGTCCGGGCGGGTGATGCGGGAGCGCTACCCGGAGCTGGTGTCGCGGGTCCCGGAGATCATCGATGGCGCTTGGATGGCGTTGCCCCTGTGGGTCGAGGGGAGGGTGATCGGGGGGCTGGTGCTCAGCTTCGGCACCGCGCGCACCTTCAGCCCGGAAGAGCGTGCGTTCGCGCTCGCGCTGGCCCAGCTCTGTGCCCAGGCCCTGGAGCGGGCCCGGCTCTACCAGGAGGCGCAGGAGGCCATCGCGCTCCGGGATCAGTTCGTCCTGGTGGCGGGGCACGAGCTGAAGACGCCGCTGACGGCCCTCTTGCTGAGCCTGGCGAATCTGCAGCGCCGCGGGCTGGAAGAGCCACCCGAAGCGCTGCGGCGGCGGATTGCCCAGTGCCAGAGCCAGGCCAACCAGCTCAAGCGGCTCATGAACGAGCTGCTGGACGTGAGGCGCCTCACCCGGGACATGCTGAGGCTGAACAAGGAGGAGTTCGAGCTCACCGCCTTCGTGGAGGACGCCGTCCAGAGGATGATGCCCGAGCTCGAGCGGGCCGGCTGTGCCGTCTCACTCACGTGGGATGGGCCGCTCGTGGGGTGGTGGGATCGGCTGCGGCTGGAGCAGGTGCTGACCAACCTGCTCACCAACGCGTCGAAGTACGGCCCAGGCCAGCCGATCCAGATCGCGATCTTCTCCACCCCGGAGCACGTGATGATCCGGGTGAGGGACCATGGCATCGGCATCGCCCCCGAGGACCATGAGCGCATCTTCGAGCGCTTTGCGCGCGCGGTGTCCGAGAAGAACTACGGAGGGCTGGGGCTGGGGCTGTGGATCACCCGGGAGCTGTTGGGGCTGATGGGAGGCCGCATCGAAGTGCGGAGCGAGCCCAGCGAGGGCGCGACGTTCACCGTGTACCTGCCTCGAAGCGGGCTCAAGCCTTCTCGCGAAGCACGAAGGTAG
- a CDS encoding VIT domain-containing protein: protein MTTARCCFLVSLLLLSLPARAQDNQKAGLFTEARQLPLVSQSLYVDARGEDAEVRLVQVFHNAGPELGQADYQLHLPEGATVVSFGFWQGERFLAAELKEKGEAEAAHEKAAGEGRATALLKTDAGVQRFSVYPVREGALQRVEVTLRVPVAREMGRSQVALAVDRFLGQGRAASSVVVDVQTEEPLADVGVEGARFAQLGRSERGTRLVFSTDKPVEVWWSEKGAPLSYGADAVKLEDGSSAVGLRVALNNAGEWRAPYKELRLYVDASFSMRRRRAALEALVDRLQDQSAAPVRVFAVGDTVREQRASGDAAAVVKALLDGTAGHTTHGASFARAMDDARCRTPEVRCVGVTDLQLAGFEQILPLLPSFVFLADAHERAFMEGQVPLSARVFDPEVEAMAKLRAQADELVLPVLEVTALTQDGHGVEPMGSSSRRVAEGGLLRLFFLSTSEAPLEVAAHIEGRQVGRQVPVTVRSPESPEGRAVRRGYFERQLATWMAAYKRSPDPELKQRIIETSLKEKIPTAFTALQVSSPELSLDSIKPGDPLLTARVEPGLEEVTAWYPFGEARRLVYDAKEGVFVDRFLVPRGWTDRLYAVEVFKRYTDGRVRQERAWYRLDDAGPAVAVEADTERGVLRITSAEAGQELGGVRLEGANTWTRTLSALSGEWLVPLTELPSAFTVVARDRAGNTVHLAFTWENHTLSAMVEDEAVAVASRTSLQREVPALSVEGQGLRLVGEEVRLTVAGKELRYAHAEAPLTSLALTAVLPLEGGAALFGTQSGELVSLSCAKEMERCTAHAVGTFPSHPVTGLVTLPEGTVLVGVLGEGLKELRGEKLERSKLDVGSVYVTGVVSDGRDVLVGTAYNGLWRVTGGRALRTKFAHPHVLSLSMAAGGVEVASGSGRFLQKGRDRYVALSQLSLPAGSAAMMAAARFEGEVYLGGFDSGLWRWAGNQAEPVSLELDVREAQVNALASFDGALWAGTEAGLLRLSRSGKGLRVERIHEASAHDLAVGPEGLAVATSRGLLVVSAGAQVRRVDLQSGVDAGKFFAVAWQEGTLWAGGMDGLYRFEGGRGERLGAAEGYRGGWVTALLTRGDSVWVGTYASGVYAVKEGRASKVQGLEGQWVPLRALKAVGDTVWVGGLGMPSVRVSADGGKRAVLLPTRDVNDAMAVPGGTLLLTTDGAMLLPGPVATEPVKEVSFFSLPW from the coding sequence ATGACCACCGCTCGCTGCTGCTTCCTCGTCTCCCTGCTGCTTCTCTCGCTGCCCGCCCGTGCACAGGACAACCAGAAGGCGGGCCTCTTCACGGAGGCACGCCAGCTCCCGCTGGTGAGCCAGTCCCTGTACGTGGACGCACGTGGGGAGGACGCGGAGGTGCGCCTCGTCCAGGTGTTCCACAACGCGGGGCCGGAGCTGGGCCAGGCGGACTACCAGCTCCACCTGCCCGAGGGCGCCACGGTGGTGTCCTTCGGCTTCTGGCAGGGCGAGCGCTTCTTGGCCGCCGAGCTGAAGGAGAAGGGCGAGGCGGAGGCCGCGCACGAGAAGGCCGCGGGGGAGGGGCGGGCCACGGCGCTGCTGAAGACGGACGCGGGCGTGCAGCGCTTCTCCGTGTACCCGGTGAGGGAGGGCGCCCTGCAGCGGGTGGAGGTGACGCTGCGGGTGCCAGTGGCGCGGGAGATGGGGCGCAGCCAGGTGGCGCTGGCGGTGGATCGCTTCCTGGGACAGGGGCGGGCGGCCTCGTCCGTGGTGGTGGACGTCCAGACGGAGGAGCCGCTGGCGGACGTGGGCGTGGAAGGGGCGCGGTTCGCGCAGCTCGGCCGCTCCGAGCGCGGCACGCGGCTGGTGTTCTCCACGGACAAGCCGGTGGAGGTGTGGTGGAGCGAGAAGGGCGCGCCGCTGTCCTACGGCGCGGACGCGGTGAAGCTGGAGGACGGCAGCTCCGCGGTGGGGCTGAGGGTGGCGCTGAACAACGCCGGGGAGTGGCGCGCTCCTTATAAGGAGTTGCGCCTGTATGTGGACGCCTCGTTCTCCATGCGGCGTCGCCGGGCGGCGCTCGAGGCGCTGGTGGATCGCCTGCAGGACCAGTCGGCGGCGCCGGTGCGGGTGTTCGCGGTGGGAGACACGGTCCGCGAGCAGCGGGCGAGCGGGGACGCGGCGGCGGTGGTGAAGGCGCTGCTGGACGGCACGGCGGGGCACACCACGCATGGGGCCTCGTTTGCGCGGGCCATGGATGACGCGCGCTGCCGCACGCCGGAGGTGCGCTGCGTGGGCGTGACGGACCTGCAGCTCGCGGGCTTCGAGCAGATCCTCCCGCTGTTGCCCTCGTTCGTCTTCCTGGCGGATGCGCACGAGCGCGCGTTCATGGAGGGGCAGGTGCCCCTGTCCGCCCGGGTGTTCGATCCCGAGGTGGAGGCGATGGCGAAGCTGCGCGCCCAGGCGGACGAGCTGGTGCTGCCGGTGCTGGAGGTGACGGCGCTGACGCAGGACGGGCACGGCGTGGAGCCCATGGGCAGCTCGAGCCGGCGCGTGGCCGAGGGCGGCCTGCTGCGCCTGTTCTTCCTCAGCACCTCGGAGGCTCCGCTGGAGGTGGCGGCGCACATCGAGGGGCGGCAGGTGGGGCGGCAGGTGCCGGTGACGGTGCGCAGCCCCGAGTCTCCCGAGGGCCGTGCGGTGCGGCGCGGCTACTTCGAGCGCCAGCTGGCGACGTGGATGGCGGCGTACAAGCGCTCGCCGGATCCGGAGCTGAAGCAGCGCATCATCGAGACGAGCCTGAAGGAGAAGATCCCCACGGCGTTCACGGCGCTGCAGGTGTCCTCGCCCGAGCTAAGCCTGGATTCGATCAAGCCGGGCGATCCGCTGCTCACGGCGCGGGTGGAGCCGGGGCTGGAGGAGGTGACGGCGTGGTACCCGTTCGGCGAGGCCCGGCGGCTGGTGTACGACGCGAAGGAGGGCGTGTTCGTGGATCGCTTCCTGGTGCCGCGGGGGTGGACGGATCGGCTGTACGCGGTGGAGGTGTTCAAGCGCTACACGGACGGCCGGGTGAGGCAGGAGCGCGCGTGGTACCGGTTGGATGACGCGGGCCCGGCGGTGGCGGTGGAGGCGGACACGGAGCGGGGAGTGCTGCGCATCACCTCGGCGGAGGCGGGGCAGGAGCTGGGCGGCGTGCGGTTGGAGGGCGCCAACACGTGGACGCGGACGCTGAGCGCGCTCTCGGGCGAGTGGCTGGTGCCGCTCACGGAGCTGCCTTCGGCCTTCACGGTGGTGGCGCGGGACCGGGCGGGCAACACGGTGCACCTGGCCTTCACGTGGGAGAACCACACGCTGAGCGCGATGGTGGAGGACGAGGCGGTGGCGGTGGCCTCTCGCACTTCGCTCCAGCGCGAGGTGCCGGCGCTGTCGGTGGAGGGCCAGGGCCTGCGGCTGGTGGGCGAAGAGGTGCGGCTCACGGTGGCCGGGAAGGAGCTTCGCTACGCGCACGCCGAGGCGCCGCTCACCTCGCTGGCGCTGACGGCGGTGCTGCCGCTGGAGGGCGGTGCGGCGCTCTTCGGCACGCAGAGCGGCGAGCTGGTCTCCCTGTCCTGTGCAAAGGAAATGGAGCGCTGCACGGCGCACGCGGTGGGCACGTTCCCGAGCCACCCGGTGACAGGGCTGGTGACGCTGCCGGAGGGCACGGTGCTGGTGGGCGTGCTGGGCGAGGGCCTGAAGGAGCTGCGAGGAGAGAAGCTGGAGCGGAGCAAGCTGGACGTGGGCAGCGTGTACGTGACGGGGGTGGTGTCCGATGGGCGCGACGTGCTGGTGGGCACGGCCTACAACGGGCTGTGGCGGGTGACGGGCGGGCGGGCGCTGCGCACGAAGTTCGCACACCCGCACGTGCTCTCGCTCTCGATGGCGGCGGGAGGTGTGGAGGTGGCGAGCGGGAGCGGACGCTTCCTGCAGAAGGGGCGCGATCGCTACGTGGCGCTGTCGCAGCTGTCCCTGCCTGCGGGCTCGGCGGCGATGATGGCGGCGGCGCGCTTCGAGGGCGAGGTGTACCTGGGCGGGTTCGACTCGGGGCTGTGGCGGTGGGCGGGGAACCAGGCCGAGCCGGTGTCGCTGGAGCTCGATGTGCGTGAGGCGCAGGTGAACGCGCTGGCCTCGTTCGATGGGGCACTGTGGGCGGGGACGGAGGCCGGGCTGCTGCGGCTGAGCCGCTCGGGCAAGGGGCTGCGCGTGGAGCGCATCCACGAGGCGAGCGCGCACGATCTCGCGGTGGGACCGGAGGGCCTGGCGGTGGCGACGAGCCGCGGGCTGCTGGTGGTGTCTGCGGGAGCGCAGGTGCGGCGGGTGGACCTGCAGTCCGGGGTGGATGCGGGCAAGTTCTTCGCGGTGGCGTGGCAGGAGGGGACGCTGTGGGCCGGTGGCATGGATGGGCTGTACCGCTTCGAGGGCGGGCGGGGTGAGCGGCTCGGCGCGGCGGAGGGCTACCGGGGCGGTTGGGTGACGGCGCTGCTGACGCGCGGGGACTCGGTGTGGGTCGGCACGTACGCCAGCGGGGTGTACGCGGTGAAGGAGGGCCGGGCGTCGAAGGTGCAGGGCTTGGAGGGCCAGTGGGTGCCACTGCGCGCGCTGAAGGCGGTGGGTGACACGGTGTGGGTGGGCGGCCTGGGCATGCCCTCGGTTCGGGTGAGCGCGGACGGCGGCAAGCGGGCGGTGCTCCTGCCCACGCGGGACGTGAACGACGCGATGGCGGTGCCGGGCGGCACACTGCTGCTGACAACGGACGGCGCGATGCTGCTTCCCGGGCCCGTGGCGACGGAGCCCGTGAAGGAGGTGAGCTTCTTCTCCCTGCCGTGGTGA
- a CDS encoding vWA domain-containing protein — MRPQILLFLLLLSLWPVSARAHLELVFLLDTTGSMSGEIREAKERVRELTEALRTARPNERVRVGVVAYKDKGDAYLTRVSPLSEDVDVSYQFLATLSADGGGDTPEDVLAGLTAALRELKWDLGPDTERQVFIIADAPPHLDYPDRPKPEALIEEAVGKRIVINAIGCRSLGADGVEIFRKLAYATEGSYQHIGRVRSGEEGLARAMLAALAPSQSEDPSRLPLLTVTPLGAVERVTQGGLQVVPFREGRGASERCGLDVELPPGLTLSREPVVRRGEDALHLQLSLSQGTGGTQRYALPECSLASLPLRATF; from the coding sequence ATGCGCCCTCAAATCCTTCTTTTCCTGCTCCTCCTCTCGCTCTGGCCGGTTTCAGCCCGGGCGCACCTCGAACTCGTCTTCCTGCTGGACACCACGGGCTCCATGTCCGGGGAGATCCGCGAAGCCAAGGAGCGTGTCCGCGAGCTGACGGAGGCGCTGCGCACGGCGCGTCCGAACGAGCGCGTCCGCGTGGGCGTGGTGGCCTACAAGGACAAGGGCGATGCCTACCTGACGCGGGTGTCCCCGCTGAGCGAGGACGTAGACGTGAGCTACCAGTTCCTCGCCACGCTCTCGGCGGACGGGGGCGGAGATACGCCCGAGGATGTGCTCGCGGGCCTCACGGCGGCGCTGCGCGAGTTGAAGTGGGACCTGGGCCCGGACACTGAACGCCAGGTGTTCATCATCGCGGACGCGCCGCCTCATCTGGACTATCCGGATCGGCCCAAGCCTGAGGCGCTTATCGAGGAGGCGGTGGGCAAGCGCATCGTCATCAACGCGATTGGCTGCCGCTCGCTGGGCGCGGACGGTGTGGAGATCTTCCGGAAGCTCGCCTACGCCACCGAGGGCAGCTACCAGCACATTGGCCGCGTCCGCTCGGGTGAGGAAGGGCTGGCGCGAGCGATGTTGGCGGCCCTGGCGCCCTCCCAGAGCGAGGACCCTTCGCGCCTCCCGCTGCTGACCGTGACGCCGCTGGGCGCTGTCGAGCGAGTCACCCAGGGCGGCCTCCAGGTGGTGCCCTTCCGCGAGGGGCGTGGCGCCTCCGAGCGCTGTGGCCTCGATGTGGAGTTGCCTCCCGGGCTCACGCTCTCGCGGGAGCCGGTGGTGCGCCGGGGAGAGGACGCGCTCCACCTCCAGCTCTCGCTGAGCCAGGGAACGGGGGGCACACAGCGCTACGCGCTCCCCGAGTGCTCGTTGGCCTCGCTGCCCCTGCGCGCCACCTTCTGA
- the pbpC gene encoding penicillin-binding protein 1C, which produces MKLPRITRRRVAVALLFLLALIGAGGAAAWWVPLPERLSSPHSVVIEYRDGTPAHVFLAPDERWRIPLRPQAIDPAYLRALFALEDKRFAWHPGVDPLAVVRAVLSNVTKGRRVSGASTLTMQLVRVLEPRPRTLLSKLIESFRAVQLELRLSKDDILSAYLQFVPYGRNVEGVEAASLAYFGHSSAHLSPAEIATLLAVPQNPNRRFPTPENAARLKAARDEVARRLLEDLALPLGPAEAKASSEAVLAEVRNTPVPRGLTPFPREAPHAAMYLRALRGDLTRLRTTLDAGTQRLAERLMRDAAGDLATKGIHNGAAVVVDHERAEVLALVGSFDFFDTRHGGQIPGFDTPRSPGSALKPLIYAMGIDRGLVLPEHLVSDIPESYGGYVPHNFDGRFMGVVRMEYALSQSLNLPFVNLLRSLGVERFLGTLRLAGVNSLRPDPGYYGLSAAVGGLEVTPLELAGLYVAFAQEGRSRPLLLLDEGKPRPEPRELFSPGAAWLTRRSLSLRDRPDFPARRQLTGMPAQVHWKTGTSFGHRDAWAAGSGPRHTAVVWLGNMNNTPSVHLVGADAAGPLLFELLEAVGPRGRASVKEEPVAPQDLTLVEVCTYSGHLPTDACKDRKEVYARRSAVPTEPCPYHLKVEVDAKTGLAVSPACRAGREVESRVYLTWPASIRRWLTEQHRSLPTPPAYAPGCEPGGAEHAPEILSPAEGQVALLIPGVSADQQEVPLEAETAHDRELTWFVNGKFLGRAKADERLWWTPAVGTHEILVTDDRGLSSRRRLVVRERP; this is translated from the coding sequence ATGAAGCTGCCGCGCATCACCAGGAGACGGGTGGCCGTCGCGCTGCTGTTCCTCCTCGCTCTCATCGGGGCAGGGGGGGCGGCGGCGTGGTGGGTGCCTCTGCCGGAGCGGCTCTCCTCGCCGCACTCGGTGGTCATCGAGTACCGGGATGGAACTCCGGCCCACGTCTTCCTTGCGCCGGATGAGCGGTGGCGCATTCCCCTGAGGCCGCAGGCCATCGACCCGGCCTACCTCCGGGCGCTGTTCGCGCTGGAGGACAAGCGCTTCGCCTGGCACCCCGGCGTGGATCCCCTCGCGGTGGTGCGCGCGGTGCTGTCCAACGTGACGAAGGGGCGCCGGGTGTCCGGGGCCTCGACGCTCACCATGCAGTTGGTGCGCGTGCTGGAGCCCCGGCCGCGCACCCTGCTGTCCAAGCTCATCGAGTCCTTCCGGGCCGTGCAGCTCGAGCTGCGCCTGTCCAAGGACGACATTCTCTCGGCCTACCTCCAGTTCGTCCCCTACGGGCGCAACGTGGAGGGCGTGGAGGCCGCGTCCCTGGCCTACTTCGGGCACAGCTCCGCGCACCTGAGCCCCGCGGAGATCGCCACACTGCTCGCGGTGCCCCAGAACCCGAACCGGCGCTTCCCCACGCCGGAGAATGCCGCGCGGCTCAAGGCGGCTCGGGACGAGGTGGCGCGACGGCTGCTGGAGGACCTGGCGCTCCCGCTGGGGCCCGCCGAGGCGAAGGCCTCCTCCGAGGCCGTGCTCGCCGAGGTCCGCAACACGCCCGTGCCGCGCGGGCTCACGCCGTTCCCCCGGGAAGCTCCGCACGCGGCCATGTACCTGCGTGCCCTGCGCGGGGACCTCACGCGGCTGCGCACCACGCTGGACGCGGGCACGCAGCGGCTGGCCGAGCGCCTCATGCGCGACGCGGCGGGAGATCTGGCCACCAAGGGCATCCACAACGGAGCCGCGGTGGTGGTGGACCACGAGCGCGCCGAGGTGCTCGCGCTGGTGGGCAGCTTCGACTTCTTCGACACCCGGCACGGTGGGCAGATCCCCGGCTTCGACACGCCGCGCTCGCCGGGCTCGGCGCTCAAGCCGCTCATCTATGCCATGGGCATTGATCGAGGGCTCGTGCTGCCCGAGCACCTCGTGTCGGACATTCCCGAGTCCTACGGCGGCTATGTGCCGCACAACTTCGACGGGCGCTTCATGGGCGTGGTGCGCATGGAGTACGCCCTCTCTCAGTCCCTCAACCTGCCGTTCGTGAACCTGCTGCGGTCGCTCGGGGTGGAGCGCTTCCTGGGCACACTGCGTCTGGCCGGGGTGAACAGCCTGCGGCCCGATCCCGGCTACTACGGCCTGTCCGCGGCCGTGGGTGGCCTCGAAGTAACGCCGCTGGAGCTGGCGGGGCTGTACGTGGCGTTCGCGCAGGAAGGACGCTCGCGCCCGCTGCTGTTGCTGGACGAGGGCAAGCCTCGCCCCGAGCCCCGGGAGCTGTTCTCCCCAGGTGCGGCTTGGCTCACCCGGCGCTCCCTGTCCCTGAGAGATCGTCCGGACTTCCCCGCGCGCCGTCAGCTCACCGGCATGCCCGCGCAGGTGCACTGGAAGACGGGCACGAGCTTTGGCCACCGCGATGCGTGGGCGGCGGGCTCGGGGCCCCGGCATACGGCGGTGGTGTGGCTCGGCAACATGAACAACACCCCCAGCGTGCACCTCGTGGGCGCGGACGCCGCTGGGCCGCTGCTCTTCGAGCTGCTCGAGGCGGTGGGCCCGCGCGGACGTGCCTCGGTGAAGGAAGAGCCGGTGGCGCCGCAGGACCTCACGCTCGTGGAGGTGTGCACCTACTCCGGGCACCTGCCCACGGACGCGTGCAAGGATCGCAAGGAGGTCTACGCGCGGCGCTCCGCGGTGCCCACCGAGCCCTGTCCCTACCACCTGAAGGTGGAGGTGGACGCGAAGACGGGGCTGGCGGTGAGCCCCGCGTGCCGGGCGGGCCGTGAAGTCGAGTCCCGCGTGTACCTCACGTGGCCGGCGAGCATCCGCCGGTGGCTCACCGAGCAGCACCGCAGCCTGCCCACGCCTCCTGCGTACGCGCCTGGCTGCGAGCCTGGTGGGGCCGAGCACGCCCCGGAGATCCTCTCGCCCGCCGAGGGCCAGGTGGCGCTCCTCATCCCTGGCGTCTCCGCGGATCAGCAAGAAGTCCCGCTGGAGGCGGAGACAGCGCACGATCGCGAGCTGACCTGGTTCGTGAATGGAAAGTTCCTCGGCCGGGCGAAGGCCGACGAGCGCCTGTGGTGGACGCCTGCCGTGGGCACCCACGAGATCCTCGTCACCGACGACCGCGGCCTCTCCTCGCGCCGGCGGCTCGTCGTTCGCGAGCGTCCGTAA